A DNA window from Deinococcus multiflagellatus contains the following coding sequences:
- a CDS encoding patatin-like phospholipase family protein, protein MKGYGLVLGGGGARGLAHLGVWEVLEAHDLRPAVVAGTSMGGLVGAFIAAGYRADELERLARSVSWRRLLDLRPTPGLIRQTTLSAWLAQHLPETFEELPTPLAITATDLLSGRAVYLTRGNLHDALRATTAYPGALEPVPYEDMLLSDGGILNQLPVDAALFLGARQVLAVNVTAPDPLELEGRRTLPWRRGGATLGPVRALRRAVEIMQAQLTDARVNLYRPDVQLRPQLGDIDLMTFHRSDQAIAAGRDAAQANLARLLTLQPAPRPST, encoded by the coding sequence ATGAAAGGCTACGGCCTGGTCCTGGGGGGCGGCGGGGCGCGGGGGCTGGCGCACCTGGGGGTGTGGGAGGTGCTTGAAGCCCACGACCTGCGCCCCGCGGTGGTGGCCGGCACCAGCATGGGCGGCCTGGTGGGGGCTTTTATTGCGGCCGGCTACCGCGCCGACGAACTGGAGCGGCTGGCCCGCAGCGTGTCGTGGCGGCGCCTGCTGGACCTGCGGCCCACGCCGGGCCTGATCCGGCAGACCACCCTGAGTGCCTGGCTGGCGCAGCACCTGCCCGAAACGTTCGAAGAACTGCCCACGCCGCTGGCCATCACCGCCACCGATCTGCTCTCGGGGCGCGCGGTGTACCTCACGCGCGGGAACCTGCACGACGCCCTGCGCGCCACCACCGCTTATCCCGGCGCCCTGGAGCCGGTGCCCTACGAGGACATGCTGCTGTCTGACGGCGGGATTCTGAACCAGTTGCCGGTGGACGCCGCGCTGTTCCTGGGCGCGCGGCAGGTGCTGGCGGTGAACGTCACGGCGCCCGACCCCCTGGAACTGGAGGGGCGCCGCACCCTGCCCTGGCGCCGGGGGGGCGCGACCCTGGGGCCGGTGCGCGCCCTGCGCCGGGCCGTGGAGATCATGCAGGCGCAGCTGACCGACGCCCGGGTGAACCTCTACCGCCCGGACGTGCAGCTGCGCCCGCAGCTGGGTGACATTGACCTGATGACCTTTCACCGCAGCGACCAGGCCATTGCGGCGGGGCGGGACGCGGCGCAGGCCAACCTGGCGCGCCTGCTGACCCTGCAGCCGGCGCCGCGCCCCAGCACGTAG
- a CDS encoding serine/threonine-protein kinase: MPLAGQVVGDGVRLVRPVGRGSHSLVYFAVDRTGQPCAVKIFPAHLQGYADREYQHGHHLDHTRLVRVMARTTVDGQPALVSTLARGEVLFGRYGQRPAATTERRPFLLTLVHLLDALGYLHGLGLVHRDIKPENVMVEDDGSAKLVDYDLSGPAFEVFSTPTRLGTAAFQSPEARRGEPLGPESDLYGVGVLLGWGLYGALPDPEEPYPLTSDPLGALHLALTHPERRERPGDAAQVRQELLRLASLPY; this comes from the coding sequence ATGCCTCTGGCGGGTCAGGTGGTGGGAGACGGCGTGCGACTGGTCCGGCCGGTGGGCCGTGGGTCGCACAGTCTGGTGTACTTCGCCGTGGACCGTACGGGGCAGCCCTGCGCCGTCAAGATCTTTCCGGCCCACCTGCAGGGCTACGCCGACCGGGAATACCAGCACGGCCACCACCTGGACCACACGCGGCTGGTGCGCGTGATGGCCCGCACCACCGTGGACGGTCAGCCCGCGCTGGTCAGCACCCTGGCGCGCGGCGAGGTGCTGTTTGGCCGCTACGGCCAGCGCCCGGCCGCCACCACCGAGCGCCGCCCCTTTCTACTGACCCTGGTGCATCTGCTGGACGCCCTGGGATACCTGCACGGCCTGGGGCTGGTGCACCGCGACATCAAGCCTGAAAACGTGATGGTGGAAGACGACGGCAGCGCCAAGCTGGTGGACTACGACCTGTCGGGCCCGGCCTTCGAGGTGTTCAGCACGCCCACGCGCCTGGGCACCGCCGCTTTCCAGAGCCCCGAAGCCCGCCGGGGCGAGCCGCTGGGCCCCGAAAGCGACCTGTACGGGGTGGGCGTGCTGCTGGGCTGGGGCCTGTACGGCGCCCTGCCTGACCCTGAAGAGCCCTACCCCCTGACGAGTGATCCCCTGGGCGCCCTGCACCTGGCCCTGACCCACCCCGAGCGCCGCGAGCGCCCCGGCGACGCCGCGCAGGTGCGCCAGGAACTGCTGCGGCTGGCGAGCCTGCCCTACTGA
- a CDS encoding alpha-amylase family glycosyl hydrolase: MTPSLSGELKWWQSGIIYQIYPRSFQDDSGDGVGDLRGITRRLPYVASLGVQAVWLSPIFKSPMRDFGYDVADYCDIDPLFGTLADFDALVAEAHRLGLKVMLDYVPNHTSSDHVWFQAALSGKDSDQRDWYVWRDPAPGGGVPNNWKSFFGGPAWTLDEASGQYYLHQFLPTQPDLNWRNPLVREAMFEVLRFWMRRGVDGFRVDVIWLLAEDERFLDEPENPEWKEGQPEHWRLLHPYTQDQPETHEYIRQMRAVLDEFEDRMMVGEIYLPIEQLLPYAGTADAQMVHLPFNFHLILMPWRPEAVRAFADRYDAACRAAGTWPNWVLGNHDQHRFKTRLGPAQYRVAQTLLLTLRGTPTVYYGDEIGMENVPVPPERMVDPAGLQQPDVPGASRDPERTPMPWDAGENAGFSAPGTTPWLPLGDDAAQRHVAAQEADPHSDLHYFRALTRLRADHPALVGGTYRSVDAGEGVFAFVREGDGERLTVLLNFSGEHQDLGELTGGQTLLSSWGDMPASGAPLRPHEARILR, encoded by the coding sequence ATGACCCCCTCCCTGAGCGGCGAACTGAAGTGGTGGCAGAGCGGCATCATCTACCAGATCTACCCGCGCTCCTTTCAGGACGACAGCGGCGACGGCGTGGGCGACCTGCGCGGGATCACGCGGCGCCTGCCCTACGTGGCCAGCCTGGGGGTGCAGGCGGTGTGGCTCTCCCCCATCTTCAAAAGCCCCATGCGCGACTTCGGCTACGACGTGGCCGACTACTGCGACATTGACCCCCTGTTCGGCACCCTGGCCGACTTTGACGCGCTGGTGGCCGAGGCCCACCGCCTGGGTCTGAAGGTCATGCTGGACTATGTGCCCAACCACACGTCCTCGGACCACGTATGGTTCCAGGCGGCGCTGAGCGGCAAAGACAGCGACCAGCGCGACTGGTACGTGTGGCGCGACCCGGCCCCGGGCGGCGGCGTGCCCAACAACTGGAAGTCCTTTTTCGGTGGCCCGGCCTGGACGCTGGACGAGGCGAGCGGCCAGTACTACCTGCACCAGTTTTTGCCCACCCAGCCGGATCTGAACTGGCGTAACCCCCTGGTGAGAGAGGCCATGTTCGAGGTGCTGCGCTTCTGGATGCGCCGGGGCGTGGACGGCTTCCGGGTGGACGTGATCTGGCTGCTGGCCGAGGACGAGCGCTTTCTGGACGAGCCCGAGAACCCCGAGTGGAAAGAAGGCCAGCCCGAGCACTGGCGCCTGCTGCACCCCTACACCCAGGACCAGCCCGAAACCCATGAGTACATCCGGCAGATGCGCGCGGTGCTCGATGAATTCGAGGACCGCATGATGGTGGGCGAGATTTACCTGCCCATAGAGCAGCTGCTGCCCTACGCCGGCACGGCCGACGCCCAGATGGTGCACCTGCCCTTTAACTTTCACCTGATCCTGATGCCCTGGCGCCCGGAGGCCGTACGCGCCTTTGCCGACCGCTACGACGCGGCGTGCCGGGCGGCGGGCACCTGGCCCAACTGGGTGCTGGGCAACCACGACCAGCACCGCTTCAAGACCCGCCTGGGGCCAGCGCAGTACCGCGTGGCCCAGACCCTGCTGCTGACCCTGCGCGGCACCCCCACCGTGTACTACGGCGACGAGATAGGCATGGAGAACGTGCCGGTGCCCCCCGAGCGCATGGTGGACCCGGCCGGGTTGCAGCAGCCAGATGTGCCCGGCGCCAGCCGCGACCCCGAACGCACGCCGATGCCCTGGGACGCGGGCGAGAACGCGGGCTTCAGTGCGCCCGGCACCACCCCGTGGCTGCCCCTGGGCGACGACGCCGCGCAGCGCCATGTGGCCGCCCAGGAAGCGGACCCCCACAGCGACCTGCACTACTTCCGCGCCCTGACCCGCCTGCGCGCCGACCACCCGGCGCTGGTGGGCGGCACCTACCGCAGCGTGGACGCGGGCGAGGGCGTTTTCGCCTTTGTGCGCGAGGGCGACGGCGAGCGCCTGACGGTGCTGCTGAACTTCAGCGGCGAACACCAGGACCTGGGCGAGCTGACCGGGGGCCAGACCCTGCTGAGCAGCTGGGGCGACATGCCCGCCAGCGGCGCGCCCCTGCGCCCCCATGAGGCCCGCATCCTGCGCTGA
- a CDS encoding LCP family protein codes for MRAAVVVLVALAGVGALLAPAVPFLSRYGTLPKKADGPVNVLLAGVDVNYDDTAPVWPYPAKPENYNGRTDTLMLAQAWPDGRVNLLSIPRDSWVNIPGYGWGKINGANAHGGPGMLVRAVESLTGMRVDAHALLSLNALPALTDAAGGVTVDVQQPMKYDDNAGHLHIDLKPGRQRLNGEQAVGFLRFRKDNLGDIGRIARQQQFLGALAAQAKNPLHWWRLPAMVGAADRNMKTNLSRAQVAALLGAALGGVKLQTFSVPGDFGAGGTWAVDRAALRTTLAKHFRDPNDPRSLGVAVVNTDAPDGSARRLKARLEALGYSNVWIVNEARAPATTTATGEAAARVLQDVGHGAVSQAAGAPGADVTVRLGNDTPGE; via the coding sequence GTGCGTGCCGCTGTTGTTGTTCTGGTTGCCCTGGCGGGTGTGGGCGCCCTGCTGGCCCCTGCCGTTCCCTTTCTGAGCCGCTACGGCACCCTACCCAAAAAAGCGGATGGCCCCGTGAACGTGCTGCTGGCCGGCGTGGACGTGAACTACGACGACACGGCCCCAGTCTGGCCCTACCCGGCCAAGCCCGAAAATTACAATGGCCGCACCGACACCCTCATGCTGGCGCAGGCGTGGCCGGACGGCCGCGTGAACCTGCTGAGCATCCCGCGCGACTCCTGGGTGAACATCCCGGGCTACGGCTGGGGCAAGATCAATGGCGCCAACGCGCATGGCGGCCCCGGAATGCTGGTGCGCGCCGTCGAGAGCCTGACGGGCATGCGGGTGGACGCCCACGCCCTCCTGAGCCTGAACGCCCTGCCCGCGCTGACCGACGCGGCGGGCGGCGTGACCGTGGACGTGCAGCAGCCCATGAAGTACGACGACAACGCCGGCCACCTGCACATTGACCTGAAGCCGGGCCGCCAGCGCCTGAACGGCGAACAGGCGGTGGGTTTCCTGCGCTTTCGCAAGGACAACCTGGGCGATATTGGCCGCATTGCCCGCCAGCAGCAGTTTCTGGGGGCCCTGGCCGCGCAGGCAAAAAACCCGCTGCACTGGTGGCGCCTGCCCGCCATGGTGGGCGCGGCGGACCGCAACATGAAAACCAACCTCAGCCGGGCGCAGGTGGCGGCCCTGCTGGGCGCGGCCCTGGGCGGCGTGAAGCTGCAAACCTTCAGCGTGCCCGGCGATTTCGGTGCCGGCGGCACCTGGGCGGTGGACCGCGCTGCGCTGCGAACGACCCTCGCCAAGCACTTCCGCGACCCCAACGACCCGCGCTCACTGGGCGTGGCGGTGGTCAACACCGACGCCCCGGACGGCAGCGCCCGGCGCCTGAAAGCCCGCCTGGAAGCCCTGGGCTACAGCAACGTCTGGATCGTGAACGAGGCGCGTGCGCCGGCCACCACCACCGCCACCGGCGAGGCCGCCGCGCGGGTGCTGCAGGACGTGGGCCACGGCGCCGTCTCGCAGGCCGCCGGAGCCCCCGGCGCCGACGTCACCGTGCGGCTGGGCAACGACACCCCGGGCGAGTAA
- a CDS encoding GNAT family N-acetyltransferase codes for MPSSPPMVRPATPDDAAFAAPLIQATIGRIGWALTGTQSDESAARVIQAHWAQPGHRLSLERVRVLERAGEPLGLSVAYPGANAWALDEPWRARLQALGQPDDIESEGTPGELYLDTLAVVPAARGQGLGAHLLAHTAHWAAGLGLPRVGLLVEADNPAARLYARAGFRPVGTRQLAGGTYTHLVRPVSAPSE; via the coding sequence ATGCCGTCCTCCCCGCCCATGGTCCGCCCGGCCACCCCGGACGACGCCGCCTTTGCCGCGCCGCTCATTCAGGCGACCATTGGCCGCATCGGCTGGGCGCTGACGGGCACGCAGAGCGATGAATCGGCGGCGCGGGTGATTCAGGCCCACTGGGCGCAGCCTGGGCACCGCTTGAGTCTGGAGCGCGTCCGGGTGCTGGAGCGGGCAGGCGAGCCGCTGGGTCTGTCGGTGGCCTACCCCGGGGCCAACGCCTGGGCGCTGGATGAACCCTGGCGCGCCCGCCTGCAGGCCCTGGGCCAGCCGGACGATATAGAGAGTGAGGGCACCCCCGGCGAACTGTACCTGGACACGCTGGCCGTGGTGCCGGCCGCCCGGGGCCAGGGCCTGGGGGCCCATCTGCTGGCGCACACCGCCCACTGGGCCGCCGGGCTGGGCCTGCCCCGGGTGGGGCTGCTGGTGGAGGCCGACAATCCCGCTGCGCGCCTGTACGCCCGCGCCGGCTTTCGCCCGGTGGGCACACGGCAGCTGGCCGGGGGGACCTACACGCACCTCGTGCGCCCCGTCTCTGCCCCTTCGGAGTGA
- a CDS encoding AAA family ATPase: MIGDHLQVTIARAADYAREAGHEYVTQEHLLLALTHDPEARDALLALGVDVPRLRDALHGALADLETLPDAEPDFTLGVHRVVEGAVLQLHASGKGREQADGARVLAELLEEDDSAARAALEAQGVTRLDVLNYLSHGVAKVPGRERERRVAGVDGPGDTAPAPDAEPDPLAAYASDLTAQARAGAFDPVIGRAAELERVVHILARRTKNNPVLVGEPGVGKTALAEGLAQRVAGGQAPGFLRGAAVYALDLGALLAGTRYRGDFEQRLKGVLAALDGQNAVLFIDELHTLVGAGATEGGSVDAANLLKPALARGRLRVLGATTPAEVRHLEKDRALWRRFQTVEVPEPTEEDALAIVQGLSGRYAAHHGVTYTPAALEAAVRLSVRHLRDRFLPDKAIDVLDEAGAARSSSGQGGRLDVPEIEATVARMARVPLGAVKAEEVTSLATLEADLKARVYGQDAAVGAVANAVKLARAGLRDPNKPQGMFLFAGPTGVGKTELARALAERLGIHLARFDMSEYQEAHTVARLIGAPPGYVGFDQGGLLTDAVAKHPHAVVLLDEIEKAHPDVYNLFLQLMDHGTLTDHTGKKVDGRGLILIFTTNAGAADAARPALGFSRMGRSGEEAEAVKRTFTPEFRNRLDATLHFAPLSPAVMDHVVDKFLRELQAQLQERGVTLTVTPAARARLAALGYDPALGARPLARVLDTHLKQPLADALLFGHLKGGGVATADVQDGQLVVT; the protein is encoded by the coding sequence ATGATTGGAGACCACCTGCAAGTCACGATTGCCCGCGCCGCCGACTACGCGCGCGAGGCGGGGCACGAATATGTCACCCAGGAACACCTGCTCCTGGCCCTGACGCACGACCCCGAAGCCAGGGACGCCCTGCTGGCCCTGGGCGTGGACGTGCCGCGCCTGCGCGACGCCCTGCACGGTGCCCTGGCCGACCTGGAGACCCTGCCAGACGCCGAGCCCGATTTCACGCTGGGCGTGCACCGGGTGGTGGAAGGCGCGGTGCTGCAGCTGCATGCCAGCGGCAAGGGCCGCGAGCAGGCCGACGGCGCCCGGGTGCTGGCCGAACTGCTGGAAGAGGACGACAGCGCCGCCCGCGCCGCCCTGGAAGCGCAGGGGGTCACGCGGCTCGACGTGCTGAACTACCTGTCGCACGGGGTGGCCAAGGTGCCCGGCCGCGAGCGCGAGCGCCGCGTGGCGGGCGTGGATGGCCCCGGGGACACGGCCCCCGCCCCGGACGCCGAGCCCGACCCGCTGGCCGCCTACGCCAGCGACCTGACGGCCCAGGCCCGCGCGGGCGCCTTTGACCCAGTGATTGGCCGCGCGGCCGAACTGGAGCGCGTGGTGCACATCCTGGCGCGGCGCACGAAAAACAACCCCGTGCTGGTGGGCGAACCCGGCGTAGGCAAAACCGCCCTGGCCGAGGGGCTGGCGCAGCGGGTGGCGGGTGGGCAGGCCCCGGGCTTCCTGCGCGGCGCGGCCGTGTACGCCCTGGACCTGGGCGCGCTGCTGGCGGGCACGCGCTACCGGGGCGATTTCGAGCAGCGGCTCAAGGGGGTGCTGGCCGCGCTGGACGGCCAGAACGCCGTGCTGTTCATTGACGAACTGCACACCCTGGTGGGTGCCGGCGCCACCGAGGGCGGCAGCGTGGACGCCGCCAACCTGCTGAAACCGGCGCTGGCCCGGGGGCGACTGCGGGTGCTGGGGGCCACCACCCCCGCCGAGGTGCGCCACCTGGAAAAAGACCGCGCGCTGTGGCGCCGCTTTCAGACCGTGGAGGTGCCCGAACCCACCGAGGAGGACGCCCTGGCCATCGTGCAGGGCCTGTCTGGCCGCTACGCGGCGCACCACGGCGTGACCTACACCCCGGCGGCGCTGGAGGCGGCCGTGCGCCTGTCGGTGCGGCACCTGCGCGACCGCTTCCTGCCCGACAAGGCCATTGACGTGCTGGACGAGGCGGGCGCGGCCCGGTCCAGCAGTGGCCAGGGGGGGCGCCTGGACGTGCCCGAGATCGAGGCCACGGTGGCCCGCATGGCCCGGGTGCCGCTGGGGGCGGTCAAGGCCGAGGAAGTCACCTCGCTGGCGACGCTGGAAGCAGACCTGAAGGCGCGGGTGTACGGCCAGGACGCGGCGGTGGGGGCGGTGGCGAATGCCGTGAAGCTGGCGCGCGCCGGGCTGCGCGACCCGAACAAGCCCCAGGGCATGTTTCTGTTTGCTGGGCCCACGGGCGTAGGCAAGACCGAACTGGCCCGCGCGCTGGCCGAGCGCCTGGGCATTCATCTGGCGCGCTTTGACATGAGCGAGTACCAGGAAGCGCACACGGTGGCCCGCCTGATCGGCGCCCCGCCCGGCTACGTGGGCTTTGACCAGGGCGGCCTGCTCACCGACGCCGTGGCCAAACACCCGCATGCGGTGGTGCTGCTCGACGAGATCGAAAAGGCGCACCCGGACGTCTACAACCTTTTCCTGCAGCTGATGGACCACGGCACCCTGACCGACCACACCGGCAAGAAGGTGGATGGCCGGGGCCTGATCCTGATCTTCACCACCAACGCGGGCGCCGCCGACGCCGCGCGCCCGGCGCTGGGGTTTTCCCGCATGGGCCGCAGCGGCGAGGAAGCCGAGGCGGTGAAGCGCACCTTTACCCCCGAATTCCGCAACCGGCTGGACGCCACGTTGCACTTTGCGCCGCTGTCTCCGGCCGTCATGGACCATGTGGTGGACAAGTTCCTGCGCGAGCTGCAGGCGCAACTGCAGGAACGGGGCGTCACGCTGACGGTCACCCCGGCGGCCCGCGCCCGGCTGGCCGCCCTGGGCTACGACCCGGCGCTGGGGGCCCGGCCCCTGGCCCGCGTGCTTGACACCCACCTCAAGCAGCCCCTGGCTGACGCCCTGCTGTTCGGCCACCTGAAAGGCGGCGGGGTTGCCACGGCTGATGTGCAGGACGGACAGCTGGTCGTGACCTGA
- the clpS gene encoding ATP-dependent Clp protease adapter ClpS has translation MTRREEQGQTQTLERTHTEKPRLFRVLLLNDDYTPMDFVVMVLRRYFRKGEQDAELIMLAVHRKGQGMAGVYPRDVAETKVAQVTAHARQEGHPLRVVAEPE, from the coding sequence ATGACGCGCCGGGAGGAGCAGGGCCAGACCCAGACACTGGAGCGCACGCACACCGAGAAGCCCCGGCTGTTTCGGGTGCTGCTGCTGAACGACGACTACACGCCCATGGACTTCGTGGTGATGGTGCTGCGGCGCTACTTTCGCAAGGGCGAGCAGGACGCCGAACTGATCATGCTGGCGGTGCACCGCAAGGGTCAGGGGATGGCGGGCGTGTACCCGCGCGACGTGGCCGAGACCAAGGTGGCGCAGGTCACGGCCCACGCCCGGCAGGAAGGCCACCCGCTGCGGGTGGTGGCGGAGCCGGAATGA
- a CDS encoding YtxH domain-containing protein, whose translation MREHHFPLKRLLVLGALVGAGAYYFSREQNRRALDAKLAELGLKDAAHDVGQSVTKGWEKTKEAAKDAGAVLAEKAGEVKDAAASGGVQAAAEKAKDVAGDVKTAVSSAATQAGAAAQGVAQTASDKAQDLKAEAKAGAAQADSDLKAGAQQAAEGAKTAAQTAAQGAGQSTQDQNAQKPAGQPASTPAQGSAPAQGAAGQGPQPQANQGQQGNAGTGPKPGSNGKA comes from the coding sequence ATGAGAGAGCATCATTTTCCCCTGAAACGTCTGCTGGTCCTGGGTGCCCTGGTGGGCGCCGGTGCGTACTACTTCAGCCGCGAGCAGAACCGCCGCGCCCTGGACGCCAAGCTGGCCGAACTGGGCCTGAAAGACGCCGCGCACGACGTGGGCCAGAGCGTGACCAAGGGCTGGGAAAAGACCAAGGAGGCCGCCAAGGACGCGGGCGCCGTGCTGGCCGAGAAAGCCGGTGAGGTCAAGGACGCCGCCGCCTCGGGCGGGGTGCAGGCCGCCGCCGAAAAGGCCAAGGACGTGGCCGGCGACGTGAAAACGGCCGTGAGCAGCGCCGCCACGCAGGCCGGGGCCGCTGCCCAGGGCGTGGCCCAGACCGCCAGCGACAAGGCCCAAGACCTGAAGGCCGAGGCCAAGGCGGGCGCCGCGCAGGCCGACAGCGACCTGAAAGCGGGCGCGCAGCAGGCCGCCGAGGGGGCCAAGACCGCAGCCCAGACAGCCGCGCAGGGTGCGGGCCAGAGCACCCAGGATCAGAACGCCCAGAAACCCGCCGGCCAACCCGCCAGCACCCCGGCCCAGGGCAGCGCCCCAGCCCAAGGCGCAGCAGGCCAGGGCCCCCAGCCCCAGGCGAACCAGGGCCAGCAGGGCAATGCGGGCACGGGGCCCAAGCCCGGCAGCAACGGCAAAGCCTGA
- a CDS encoding DUF1517 domain-containing protein — translation MTAPSALLATLRRFLLLILLLPPLLGLAHAQSGGGFGGRSSGSSGGGYGGGGYSSPSRGGGYGGGYSGGYGGGYGGGYSGPIIIGGGGYGGGFGYGGGGGFGLIGLLILGGVVFMVVGAMRRGLGGGGARGLGAVSGTAQALSVQLLLAEGDEVKRALARVAQTGDPDTNEGLTRMLQEAALVLLRHPDRWVYGHVQRAQGSAATADSQVGAWATQARAAFTEQTTSNYQNNDPRSGYAHREDYTFQHEAGDQYLAVTIAVAAHALAALPPAGVTTAQEARAALSAISSVTPGDLIRAEVIWSPDAPGEFLSEDEAIQKYPDLTRL, via the coding sequence ATGACCGCACCGTCTGCCCTTCTTGCCACGCTGCGCCGCTTTCTGCTGCTGATCCTGCTGTTGCCCCCGCTGCTGGGGCTGGCCCACGCGCAGTCCGGCGGCGGGTTTGGGGGCCGCAGCTCTGGCAGTTCGGGCGGAGGGTACGGCGGTGGCGGCTACAGCAGTCCCTCGCGTGGTGGGGGGTACGGGGGCGGCTACAGCGGTGGGTACGGCGGCGGGTATGGCGGCGGCTACAGCGGGCCCATCATCATTGGTGGCGGCGGCTACGGCGGCGGCTTTGGGTACGGCGGGGGCGGCGGCTTTGGCTTGATCGGCCTGCTGATTCTGGGCGGCGTGGTGTTCATGGTGGTGGGCGCCATGCGCCGGGGGCTGGGAGGCGGCGGCGCGCGTGGCCTGGGCGCGGTGAGCGGCACCGCGCAGGCCCTGAGCGTGCAACTGCTGCTGGCCGAGGGCGACGAGGTCAAGCGCGCCCTGGCCCGCGTGGCCCAGACCGGCGACCCCGACACCAACGAGGGCCTGACCCGCATGCTGCAGGAGGCCGCGCTGGTGCTGCTGCGCCACCCTGACCGCTGGGTGTACGGCCACGTGCAGCGTGCCCAGGGTTCGGCGGCCACCGCCGACAGTCAGGTGGGCGCCTGGGCCACGCAGGCCCGCGCCGCCTTTACCGAGCAGACCACCAGCAACTACCAGAACAACGACCCCCGCAGCGGCTACGCGCACCGCGAGGACTACACCTTTCAGCACGAGGCCGGCGACCAGTACCTCGCCGTGACCATCGCCGTGGCGGCCCACGCCCTGGCCGCCCTGCCCCCGGCAGGCGTGACCACCGCCCAGGAGGCCCGCGCCGCCCTGAGCGCCATCAGCAGTGTGACCCCCGGCGACCTGATCCGCGCCGAGGTGATCTGGAGCCCCGACGCCCCCGGCGAATTCCTCAGCGAAGACGAGGCCATCCAGAAATACCCTGATTTGACGCGGCTGTAA
- a CDS encoding catalase yields MDDQTRQNPPSQTETTPDPSGTAAQGAGHPADPRHSEGETAQTLTTRQGHPVTDNQHLRTVGPRGPVTLENYHFLEKISHFDRERVPERVVHARGAGAHGVFEAYGTVGGEPISKYTRAKLFQEAGKQTPVFVRFSSVIHGGHSPETLRDPRGFAVKFYTEDGNWDLVGNNLKVFFIRDAMKFPDLVHAFKPDPVTNRQDGQRIFDFISQTPEAMHMITFLFSPWGIPANYRQMQGSGVNTYKWVNAAGEGVLVKYHWEPLQGIRNLTQAEAEQVQGKNFNHATQDLYDHIAAGQFPQWELCVQIMSDGEHPELDFDPLDDTKLWPEDQFPFLPVGKMTLDRNPENYFAEVEQVAFGTGVLVDGLDFSDDKMLQGRTFSYSDTQRYRVGTNYLQLPINAPRKHVATNQRDGQMAYRVDTAPGQNPHVNYEPSVLGGLREAPPAGQPHTPHVSGQLVRQSIDRTNDFGQAGERYRAFEPWERDELIRNLVDTLAPVDPRIQQRMIQLFTQCDADYGRRVAEGLAQARPQDKQAQAVQDAEQQSEPAQPY; encoded by the coding sequence ATGGACGACCAGACCCGCCAGAACCCGCCCAGCCAGACCGAAACCACGCCCGACCCGTCCGGCACGGCGGCCCAGGGCGCCGGACATCCCGCCGACCCCCGCCACAGCGAGGGCGAAACGGCCCAGACGCTCACCACGCGCCAGGGCCACCCGGTCACCGACAACCAGCACCTGCGCACGGTGGGCCCGCGCGGCCCGGTGACGCTGGAGAACTACCACTTTCTGGAGAAGATCAGCCACTTTGACCGTGAGCGGGTGCCCGAGCGCGTGGTGCATGCCCGGGGGGCCGGCGCCCACGGCGTGTTCGAGGCCTACGGCACGGTGGGCGGCGAGCCCATCAGCAAGTACACCCGCGCCAAGCTGTTTCAGGAGGCCGGCAAGCAAACCCCCGTGTTCGTGCGCTTTTCCAGCGTGATCCACGGGGGGCACTCGCCCGAAACCCTGCGCGACCCCCGGGGCTTTGCGGTGAAGTTCTACACCGAGGACGGCAACTGGGACCTGGTGGGCAACAACCTCAAGGTGTTCTTTATCCGCGACGCCATGAAGTTTCCTGATCTGGTGCACGCCTTCAAGCCCGATCCCGTGACCAACCGGCAAGACGGGCAGCGCATCTTCGACTTCATCAGCCAGACGCCCGAAGCAATGCACATGATCACCTTCCTGTTCTCGCCCTGGGGCATTCCGGCGAACTACCGCCAGATGCAGGGCTCGGGGGTGAACACCTACAAGTGGGTGAACGCGGCCGGCGAGGGCGTGTTGGTCAAGTACCACTGGGAGCCGCTGCAGGGCATTCGCAACCTCACCCAGGCCGAGGCCGAGCAGGTGCAGGGCAAGAACTTCAACCACGCCACCCAGGACCTGTATGACCACATTGCCGCCGGGCAATTCCCCCAGTGGGAACTGTGCGTGCAGATCATGAGCGACGGCGAGCACCCCGAACTGGACTTTGACCCCCTGGACGACACCAAGCTCTGGCCCGAGGACCAGTTCCCCTTCCTGCCCGTGGGCAAGATGACCCTGGACCGCAACCCCGAAAACTACTTTGCCGAGGTGGAACAGGTGGCCTTTGGCACCGGCGTGCTGGTGGACGGCCTGGATTTCAGCGACGACAAGATGCTGCAGGGGCGCACGTTCTCGTATTCGGACACCCAGCGCTACCGCGTGGGCACCAACTACCTGCAACTGCCCATCAACGCGCCCAGGAAGCATGTGGCCACCAACCAGCGCGACGGGCAGATGGCCTACCGCGTGGACACCGCGCCCGGCCAGAACCCGCACGTGAACTACGAGCCCTCGGTGCTGGGCGGCCTGCGTGAGGCCCCGCCCGCCGGCCAGCCGCACACCCCCCACGTCTCAGGCCAGCTGGTGCGCCAGAGCATTGACCGCACCAACGATTTTGGGCAGGCGGGCGAGCGCTACCGCGCCTTTGAGCCCTGGGAGCGCGACGAGCTGATCCGCAACCTCGTGGACACCCTGGCGCCGGTGGACCCCCGCATTCAGCAGCGCATGATTCAGCTCTTCACCCAGTGCGACGCCGACTACGGCCGCCGCGTGGCCGAGGGGCTGGCCCAGGCGCGGCCCCAGGACAAGCAGGCGCAGGCCGTGCAGGACGCCGAGCAGCAGAGCGAGCCCGCCCAGCCGTACTGA